From Oscillospiraceae bacterium CM, a single genomic window includes:
- a CDS encoding helix-turn-helix transcriptional regulator: MISYAPLWKTMKEIGVTPYALRYKYNVGGGTIQRLKKNETVSTNTLDILCKVLNCPLHQVAEFVPD; encoded by the coding sequence ATGATTTCATATGCGCCATTGTGGAAAACAATGAAGGAAATAGGAGTCACGCCATACGCACTGCGATATAAGTATAATGTTGGCGGGGGAACCATACAGCGCTTGAAGAAAAACGAAACGGTGTCTACAAACACACTGGATATACTGTGCAAAGTTTTAAACTGCCCTTTGCATCAAGTTGCCGAATTCGTTCCTGACTAA
- a CDS encoding DUF1273 family protein: MDEKTCCVTGHREIAVEKIDYVKQALHHEILQAIADGYTHFISGFYEGVDLLFASIVADLMEDNPALTLEAALPYRNRMKTTDKLFRRLLLKCKTICIHSEKYSPSCYMKCSREMVSLCQRVIAVYDGRDKGNTVFAMREAAMLERDIRVIEI; encoded by the coding sequence ATGGATGAAAAAACTTGCTGTGTTACGGGTCACAGGGAGATAGCAGTAGAAAAAATTGATTATGTCAAACAAGCGCTTCACCACGAAATATTACAGGCAATAGCGGACGGTTATACGCATTTCATATCGGGTTTTTACGAAGGTGTTGACCTGCTTTTCGCATCCATTGTAGCGGACTTGATGGAAGATAATCCTGCGCTGACATTGGAAGCCGCCCTCCCATACCGTAACCGGATGAAGACAACTGACAAGCTGTTTCGCCGGTTGCTGCTTAAATGCAAAACGATCTGCATCCACAGCGAAAAATACAGTCCTTCTTGTTATATGAAGTGCAGTCGTGAAATGGTTTCCCTATGCCAACGGGTAATAGCCGTATACGATGGCCGGGATAAAGGCAACACGGTATTTGCCATGCGGGAGGCAGCCATGCTGGAACGCGATATTCGTGTCATTGAGATTTAG
- a CDS encoding copper amine oxidase N-terminal domain-containing protein, whose amino-acid sequence MKLKKVFVVLFTIFICIIVSNCMHAAKNISVVVDNNLVVFDTPPYIVNGQVLVPLRAIAEAADMKVDYDENTRTATITKTEKLMKIPLDSTNRYVDGKTHIVTLTLNSDTATVDGSTIQLDVPARAVRGSVMVPLRFIFEAMDMDVIWSSIGAGVLDGNAGFLISTRLRGSAPLAGESLFPTVSPEIISVIDSKGNTVSLGMDVTEMQQNLGEPAFVWGRGVPSPQSRYEYGENISSTADIGNAYAEIGCSLGKVTVIQLGPGSGGNLKTGTGVAVGDPASSIAKAYDGSESYLQKHDANGHIILAYVGNTLKYAVSISGAVQSDYSDSDITHAIDFIIKDDKIEAIAITDIVSAREL is encoded by the coding sequence ATGAAATTAAAAAAAGTATTCGTTGTTCTCTTTACCATATTCATTTGTATTATTGTCTCGAACTGCATGCATGCGGCAAAAAATATTTCAGTGGTCGTAGACAATAACCTTGTTGTATTTGACACACCGCCTTACATTGTAAATGGCCAGGTACTTGTGCCGCTAAGAGCCATTGCCGAAGCGGCAGACATGAAGGTTGATTATGACGAGAATACTCGTACCGCAACAATAACGAAGACAGAAAAATTGATGAAAATTCCACTGGATTCTACGAATCGATATGTTGACGGTAAAACACACATAGTGACGCTGACACTTAATAGCGACACGGCTACCGTTGATGGTTCAACAATTCAACTTGACGTTCCCGCTAGGGCAGTCAGGGGCAGTGTGATGGTGCCGTTGCGATTCATTTTTGAAGCAATGGACATGGACGTGATTTGGAGCTCTATCGGAGCAGGCGTTTTAGATGGGAACGCTGGATTTTTAATCAGCACGCGTTTGCGAGGGAGTGCTCCGCTCGCTGGCGAGAGTCTTTTCCCAACCGTTTCACCGGAAATAATTTCAGTTATAGACAGCAAAGGCAACACCGTTTCCCTTGGCATGGATGTGACTGAAATGCAGCAAAACTTAGGTGAACCCGCATTTGTTTGGGGGCGCGGCGTACCGTCTCCGCAATCACGTTATGAATATGGCGAAAATATTTCAAGCACAGCGGATATCGGAAATGCTTATGCCGAAATTGGGTGCAGCTTGGGGAAAGTAACGGTCATCCAGCTTGGACCGGGCAGCGGAGGCAACCTGAAAACAGGCACAGGGGTCGCTGTTGGAGACCCCGCGTCAAGTATCGCGAAGGCTTATGATGGAAGCGAAAGTTATTTACAGAAGCATGACGCAAACGGACACATTATACTGGCTTACGTCGGCAACACCCTAAAATATGCGGTGAGTATCAGCGGTGCCGTCCAATCCGACTATTCCGATAGCGACATTACACATGCAATAGACTTCATCATAAAGGATGATAAAATCGAAGCCATAGCTATCACCGATATCGTCTCTGCTCGTGAACTTTAG
- a CDS encoding B12-binding domain-containing radical SAM protein: MKIRLIEPGNLPYRKSFKNLYLYDKYIRTPSNGLLTLTTIVKQYVSDTLMYSESISEIIWKDVLDADIIFISIFTFNAVRGYELADEIRKKSRALIVFGGLHATLNYSEACRHGDYVLLGEGDASIIQFIQAVQANKPIDFPGVAYYRDEQLIHTGSPKIPEQIETIPNRFLLYNFKKMAGHNTIWPQVHASRGCPHQCDYCALVAAFGRKLRHRAPETIIEDIRQAIRFFENGYHRLTKILWLTDDNFFADRGWAIRVLNALIDSKISYNFTIQARYEVGLDDEMLELLKRAGFVELAVGIEFIEDEAFEIYHKKSTRDDIRRSIKNIQAHGLRVRGLFIVGAENHTKGIGRRLADFVIENKLCGVLIQSMYFIPGTPVYETYQARLLDLDWSRCVGKVVHYPKNISPYDLQKEIILASRRIYSIKRLFEAITTMRGNERLLFIGEYFWQKNVRKNLLRDLPYLKKISENALPGACPAGVGGG, from the coding sequence GTGAAAATACGACTGATTGAACCCGGTAATCTGCCGTACAGAAAATCATTCAAGAATCTGTATCTTTATGATAAATACATACGAACACCGTCAAACGGTCTTTTGACGCTGACAACAATTGTGAAGCAATATGTGAGCGACACGTTAATGTACAGTGAGTCCATATCCGAAATTATCTGGAAAGATGTTCTTGACGCGGATATTATTTTTATCAGCATCTTCACGTTCAACGCCGTCAGGGGGTACGAGCTGGCTGACGAAATTCGGAAAAAAAGCCGTGCGCTCATTGTTTTTGGCGGCCTGCACGCAACGCTCAATTATTCGGAGGCATGCCGACACGGCGATTATGTTCTGCTCGGCGAGGGCGATGCGTCAATCATTCAGTTTATTCAGGCAGTGCAAGCGAACAAACCGATCGATTTTCCGGGCGTTGCGTATTATCGCGATGAGCAGCTGATACATACCGGCAGCCCGAAGATACCGGAACAAATTGAGACCATTCCGAACAGGTTTTTACTGTACAATTTCAAAAAGATGGCCGGCCACAATACGATTTGGCCGCAGGTGCACGCGTCACGCGGGTGCCCGCACCAATGCGATTATTGTGCGCTTGTCGCCGCGTTTGGCAGGAAGCTGCGGCATCGCGCGCCGGAAACAATTATTGAAGATATCCGGCAGGCAATCCGATTTTTTGAAAACGGATACCACAGATTGACGAAAATTCTCTGGCTGACGGATGACAATTTCTTTGCAGATAGGGGCTGGGCCATCCGCGTTTTGAACGCCTTGATCGACAGTAAAATCAGCTATAACTTTACAATACAGGCCCGATATGAAGTCGGCCTCGACGATGAAATGCTGGAACTGCTCAAACGCGCCGGGTTTGTTGAGCTTGCGGTTGGCATTGAATTTATTGAGGACGAGGCCTTTGAAATCTATCACAAAAAAAGCACGAGAGACGACATCAGGCGTTCTATTAAAAACATTCAGGCGCACGGCCTGCGCGTGCGCGGCCTGTTCATCGTCGGTGCTGAAAATCATACGAAGGGGATAGGCCGGCGTTTGGCGGATTTCGTCATTGAAAATAAGCTCTGCGGCGTTCTCATACAGTCTATGTACTTTATTCCGGGCACGCCTGTATATGAAACGTATCAGGCGCGTTTGTTGGATTTGGATTGGTCAAGGTGTGTTGGAAAAGTCGTTCATTACCCCAAAAATATCTCGCCGTATGATCTGCAGAAAGAAATCATTCTTGCAAGCAGGAGAATCTATTCGATCAAGCGGCTTTTTGAGGCGATAACAACAATGAGAGGAAACGAGCGGCTGCTGTTTATCGGCGAGTACTTTTGGCAGAAAAACGTCAGAAAAAATTTATTGAGAGACCTGCCGTATTTAAAAAAGATCTCGGAAAATGCGCTTCCCGGCGCTTGCCCCGCAGGCGTTGGCGGTGGTTAA